The Cricetulus griseus strain 17A/GY chromosome 9, alternate assembly CriGri-PICRH-1.0, whole genome shotgun sequence genome has a segment encoding these proteins:
- the LOC113837334 gene encoding transmembrane protein PMIS2-like, protein MAAPAEPQPSKCKKPLNRPQTAEELGFYAPKHKVMTILALLLFPPFGLLALYFSFQTDEANKCSDWEVAYTNSTRTMWFDVLGILAGLGLIYAYVLLI, encoded by the exons ATGGCTGCACCCGCAGAACCCCAACCTAGCAAATGTAAGAAGCCGCTAAACCGTCCGCAGACTGCCGAGGAGCTAGGGTTTTATGCTCCGAAACACAAGGTCATGACCATCTTGGCATTGCTTTTATTCCCACCCTTTGGATTGCTAGCCCTCTACTTCAGCTTCCAG ACCGACGAAGCCAACAAGTGCAGCGACTGGGAAGTCGCTTATACCAACTCCACTCGAACGATGTGGTTTGACGTTTTGGGCATTCTGGCGGGTTTAGGCCTCATTTACGCGTACGTCCTGCTTATATGA